The proteins below are encoded in one region of Amycolatopsis magusensis:
- a CDS encoding WhiB family transcriptional regulator: MSSALAFAEALTDEYGVGDLLDAVASPERELPCRSGDADLWFAEAPAELERAKVLCVDCPVRAACLAGALARREPWGVWGGEIFERGAVVARKRPRGRPRKNPVEAQSSAAEKPMRQEIEAA; encoded by the coding sequence ATGTCTTCGGCACTCGCCTTCGCGGAGGCGCTGACCGACGAGTACGGAGTCGGTGACCTGCTGGACGCCGTTGCCTCGCCAGAGCGGGAGCTGCCCTGCCGCTCCGGCGACGCGGACCTGTGGTTCGCGGAGGCCCCGGCTGAACTCGAGCGCGCCAAGGTGCTCTGCGTGGACTGCCCGGTCCGCGCGGCCTGCCTGGCGGGCGCACTGGCCCGGCGCGAGCCCTGGGGCGTCTGGGGCGGCGAAATCTTCGAGCGCGGCGCGGTAGTCGCGCGCAAGCGGCCCCGTGGCCGCCCGCGCAAGAACCCCGTCGAGGCCCAGTCCTCGGCCGCCGAGAAGCCGATGCGCCAGGAGATCGAGGCGGCATGA
- a CDS encoding ATP-dependent DNA helicase UvrD2 produces MGSASVSEAKPGLLDGLDPEQRAAAGAPRGPVCVLAGAGTGKTRTITHRIAHLVRSGHVAAGQVLAVTFTNRAAGELRSRLRGLGVEGAQARTFHAAALRQLRYFWPRVVGGPQWDLIDNNKLRLIGQAANRAGLGTEIEVLRDLASEIEWAKASLVMADDYPAVVARLRRDTPEPADRIAQVYRGYEELKNNARLLDFDDLLLHTIAALEEHSAVAEEFRDRYRCFVVDEYQDVTPLQQRLVDAWLGGRDDLTVVGDANQTIYSFGGASPRPLLEFTRRFPEATVVRLERDYRSTPQVVALANKVIGAARNRPAGSRLRLIGQRPDGPEPRFAEYEDEATESTSVAARVQDLLELGVPASEIAILYRVNAQSEAYEQALAELNIPYLVRGGERFFQRKEIRQAVISLRSAAAAGQRGEFVDSVRAVLAPVGLTEQPPAGGGAAKERWDALLALVELAEELAATVEGADLDRFVAELEQRAAAQHPPTVEGVTLASLHAAKGLEWDAVFLVGLAEGTLPIQHADGDDNAIEEERRLFYVGVTRAREHLSLTWSLFRSGRNRRRSRFLYGLLPENHPAARVARSSQVRSSGQRQACRICSGPLTGTMAIKLGRCDRCPSTVDEQVLDRLRSWRVNRSRELKVPAFVVFTDATLVAIAEQCPVDESSLVSISGIGQTKLERFGAEILAVVREAVGS; encoded by the coding sequence GTGGGTAGCGCATCCGTCTCCGAAGCCAAGCCGGGCCTGCTCGACGGGCTCGACCCCGAACAACGCGCTGCCGCCGGGGCGCCACGCGGTCCCGTTTGCGTGCTCGCCGGGGCGGGGACGGGCAAGACCCGTACGATCACGCACCGTATCGCTCACCTGGTCCGATCCGGTCATGTGGCTGCTGGGCAGGTACTCGCTGTCACCTTCACCAACCGTGCCGCGGGCGAACTGCGGTCCCGTCTGCGTGGACTCGGGGTCGAGGGCGCGCAGGCTCGCACCTTCCACGCCGCCGCGCTGCGCCAGCTGCGGTACTTCTGGCCGCGGGTCGTCGGTGGCCCGCAGTGGGACCTGATCGACAACAACAAGCTGCGGCTGATCGGCCAGGCGGCCAACCGGGCGGGACTGGGTACCGAGATCGAGGTGCTGCGGGACCTGGCCAGCGAGATCGAATGGGCCAAGGCGTCGCTCGTCATGGCCGACGACTACCCGGCCGTCGTCGCCCGCCTCCGCCGCGACACGCCCGAGCCCGCCGACCGGATCGCGCAGGTCTACCGCGGGTACGAGGAACTCAAGAACAACGCGCGGCTGCTCGACTTCGACGACCTGCTGCTCCACACCATCGCCGCGCTCGAGGAACACAGCGCGGTCGCCGAGGAGTTCCGCGACCGGTACCGCTGCTTCGTGGTCGACGAGTACCAGGACGTGACGCCGTTGCAGCAGCGGCTGGTCGACGCCTGGCTCGGCGGTCGCGACGACCTGACCGTCGTCGGCGACGCGAACCAGACCATCTACTCCTTCGGCGGTGCGTCACCCCGGCCGCTGCTCGAGTTCACCCGGCGCTTCCCGGAAGCCACCGTCGTACGGCTCGAACGCGACTACCGGTCGACCCCGCAGGTGGTGGCGCTGGCGAACAAGGTCATCGGCGCCGCCCGCAACCGGCCCGCCGGCTCGCGGCTGCGGTTGATCGGCCAGCGGCCCGACGGCCCGGAGCCGCGGTTCGCCGAGTACGAGGACGAGGCGACCGAGTCCACCTCGGTCGCGGCCCGGGTGCAGGACCTGCTCGAGCTCGGGGTGCCCGCGAGCGAGATCGCGATCCTCTACCGCGTGAACGCGCAGTCGGAGGCCTACGAGCAGGCGCTGGCCGAGCTGAACATCCCGTACCTGGTCCGCGGTGGCGAACGTTTCTTCCAGCGGAAGGAAATCCGCCAGGCGGTGATTTCCCTGCGGAGCGCGGCGGCGGCCGGGCAGCGGGGAGAGTTCGTCGACTCGGTGCGCGCGGTGCTGGCGCCGGTCGGCCTGACCGAACAGCCACCCGCGGGCGGCGGCGCGGCCAAGGAACGCTGGGACGCGCTGCTCGCCCTGGTCGAACTGGCCGAGGAACTCGCCGCGACGGTGGAAGGCGCCGACCTCGACCGGTTCGTCGCGGAACTGGAGCAGCGGGCCGCCGCCCAGCACCCGCCAACCGTCGAAGGCGTCACGCTGGCTTCGCTCCACGCGGCGAAGGGCCTCGAATGGGACGCGGTGTTCCTGGTCGGTCTCGCCGAAGGAACGCTGCCGATCCAGCACGCGGACGGCGACGACAACGCGATCGAAGAGGAACGGCGCCTTTTCTACGTCGGGGTGACGCGAGCCCGTGAGCACCTGTCGCTGACCTGGTCGCTGTTCCGCAGCGGGCGAAACCGGCGTCGCAGCCGGTTCCTCTACGGTCTGCTGCCCGAAAACCATCCGGCCGCGCGGGTCGCCCGGAGTTCGCAGGTGCGTTCTTCCGGGCAGCGGCAGGCATGCCGGATCTGCTCGGGTCCGCTGACCGGGACCATGGCCATCAAGCTGGGGCGGTGCGATCGCTGTCCGTCCACGGTGGACGAACAGGTGCTGGACCGACTGCGCTCGTGGCGCGTAAATCGGTCGCGCGAACTCAAGGTCCCTGCTTTCGTGGTGTTCACCGACGCCACGCTGGTCGCCATCGCCGAGCAGTGCCCGGTCGACGAAAGCTCGCTGGTGTCGATCTCCGGCATCGGCCAGACCAAGCTCGAACGCTTCGGTGCGGAGATCCTCGCGGTGGTCCGCGAAGCCGTCGGCTCGTAG